In the Methylomonas rhizoryzae genome, one interval contains:
- a CDS encoding sensor histidine kinase translates to MPLSYAGRERLSPRPPHPDFKANPTMLQLLLRPIIFVTLIMGILVLGELLAIGRLTWLNHQRINKIETDIGKGHRLQQTIFELLQLQAKLAMHQSSNHGTAEEIADVEAHLVDLLRNFNGAHFSVPVDLHDLQDKFAKAFKGDSDALIDTVNLIQKALDQQTEEEEKLLISIEDNSQLELELAVALPLLLFWVGHYFFRTNVLEPLHALRHLLSGLAEGVKKPIALKTSDPVIRDLFERYNLLVAHLIELEQAHLTYTNRLETQVRKTSHELLEQSQRLAKAERLAALTEMAASTAHELRNPLAIIQLALENMQSETADPDMRERIGLLHQEVNRLTKHLNDLLSNARKSSEAAQPLNIRQIVKEITSLLSYQVPDTIIFDIQCRFDSVATLPETEFRQVLLNLLQNAVQAIGERAGTITVEISQAGRQFSLAVTDTGGGFTSDILQQGIRPFVSLKEKGSGLGLVMVQRFVRENHGTLKLENTPAGHARIALTLPLVPA, encoded by the coding sequence ATGCCATTATCTTATGCCGGACGCGAGAGGCTCAGCCCGCGTCCGCCGCATCCCGACTTCAAGGCGAATCCGACCATGTTGCAATTACTGCTCAGACCGATCATCTTCGTTACTCTGATCATGGGGATATTGGTATTGGGCGAGCTGTTAGCCATAGGCAGACTGACTTGGTTAAATCACCAGCGCATCAACAAAATAGAGACCGACATCGGCAAAGGCCATAGACTACAACAAACCATTTTCGAGCTATTGCAGCTGCAGGCCAAACTGGCGATGCACCAGAGCAGCAATCACGGTACGGCGGAGGAAATCGCCGATGTAGAAGCGCACCTGGTGGACTTGTTACGCAATTTCAACGGCGCCCATTTCAGCGTGCCGGTCGATTTACACGACTTGCAAGACAAATTCGCCAAAGCGTTCAAAGGCGATTCCGACGCCCTGATAGACACGGTCAACCTGATACAAAAAGCCTTGGATCAACAAACCGAAGAAGAGGAAAAGCTGCTGATCAGCATTGAAGACAATAGCCAATTGGAGTTGGAGTTGGCGGTGGCGCTGCCGCTGCTATTGTTCTGGGTCGGACATTATTTCTTCCGCACCAACGTCCTGGAGCCCTTACACGCGCTACGGCATTTGCTGTCCGGTTTGGCGGAAGGCGTTAAAAAACCGATAGCGCTGAAAACGTCCGATCCGGTCATTCGCGATTTGTTCGAACGTTACAACCTGCTGGTCGCCCATCTTATCGAACTGGAACAAGCTCATCTGACCTATACCAATCGTTTGGAAACCCAAGTGCGTAAAACCAGCCACGAATTACTGGAACAGAGCCAGCGCCTGGCCAAGGCCGAACGTTTGGCGGCCCTGACCGAAATGGCGGCCAGTACCGCGCACGAATTGCGCAATCCTTTAGCCATCATTCAGCTGGCTTTGGAAAACATGCAGAGCGAAACCGCCGATCCCGACATGCGCGAGCGCATCGGCCTGCTGCATCAGGAAGTCAACCGTCTGACCAAACATTTGAACGACTTGCTCAGCAACGCCCGTAAAAGCAGCGAAGCGGCCCAGCCTTTAAACATCCGGCAGATCGTTAAAGAAATAACCAGCTTATTGAGTTACCAGGTGCCGGACACTATTATTTTCGACATTCAATGCCGATTCGACAGCGTGGCGACCCTGCCGGAAACCGAATTCAGACAAGTGTTGCTGAATTTGCTGCAAAACGCCGTACAAGCTATAGGCGAGCGTGCCGGTACGATTACGGTGGAAATTTCTCAGGCCGGCCGGCAATTTTCCTTGGCTGTCACCGATACCGGCGGCGGCTTCACAAGCGATATATTGCAACAAGGCATACGCCCGTTCGTAAGTCTTAAAGAAAAAGGCAGCGGTTTGGGCTTAGTGATGGTGCAACGCTTCGTTCGCGAAAACCACGGGACGCTGAAATTGGAAAACACGCCCGCAGGTCACGCCCGCATTGCCTTGACTCTACCTTTGGTGCCGGCTTAA
- a CDS encoding sigma-54-dependent transcriptional regulator, producing the protein MTNTLLIIEDENLLAAELARYFRKADWEVSVVATLQQAENFFRDQSIDPLVVLSDMSLPDGNALDLLEKLKPEIDSSEWVFLTGYGSVADSVRAVRLGAYDFIEKPCSLDRLNLLVEGAARSARAQRRLQQQAESQHGHYKIDSLIGDSPAMLQLRAMLRQIVKVPFSSLIVSGETGTGKGMIARILHYSGARAQAPLVEINCAALPRELLEAELFGYESGAFTGAKKRHRGLFEQAHTGTLFLDEIGEMDLDLQSKLLKAVEDLRIRRLGGETEISVDVQIIAATNLDLVEKVNAGLFRRDLYHRLNVVNVKVPALRERKQDLEQLVPQFVAECNRKSAKSVSLIPDTAWQLIKRYDWPGNIRELRNVLERCVLLAADNKLPAEWLQLQSLQTPGNHAMSATQEGLFIPLDGSLSLHEMEKFIIQEALNRTDANVTAAARMLGTTRETLRYRVQKYHLKCKF; encoded by the coding sequence ATGACTAATACACTGCTGATCATCGAAGACGAAAATCTGCTCGCCGCCGAATTGGCGCGCTATTTTCGCAAAGCCGACTGGGAGGTCAGCGTGGTAGCCACGCTACAGCAAGCCGAAAATTTCTTTCGTGATCAAAGCATAGACCCGCTGGTGGTGTTATCGGACATGAGTTTGCCGGACGGCAATGCCTTGGACTTACTGGAAAAGCTCAAACCGGAAATCGACAGCAGCGAGTGGGTGTTTTTAACCGGTTACGGTAGCGTGGCCGATTCGGTAAGAGCGGTGCGGTTAGGCGCCTACGACTTCATCGAAAAACCCTGTTCGTTGGATAGATTGAACCTCTTGGTGGAAGGTGCGGCACGTAGCGCCCGTGCCCAGCGCCGCCTGCAGCAACAAGCCGAGTCCCAGCACGGCCACTATAAAATCGATAGCTTGATCGGCGATAGCCCGGCCATGCTGCAATTGCGGGCGATGTTGCGACAAATCGTCAAAGTACCGTTTTCCAGTTTGATCGTCAGCGGAGAAACCGGCACCGGCAAGGGCATGATAGCCCGCATCCTGCATTATTCCGGCGCGCGCGCCCAGGCCCCGCTGGTGGAAATCAATTGTGCCGCCCTGCCGCGCGAGCTGTTGGAAGCGGAATTGTTCGGTTACGAATCCGGCGCCTTCACCGGCGCCAAAAAACGCCATCGCGGCTTGTTCGAACAAGCCCATACCGGCACTTTGTTTTTGGACGAAATCGGCGAAATGGATTTGGATTTGCAAAGCAAGTTGTTGAAAGCGGTCGAAGATCTGCGCATACGCCGCTTGGGCGGCGAAACCGAAATCAGCGTCGACGTGCAAATCATCGCCGCCACTAATTTGGACTTAGTGGAAAAAGTCAACGCCGGCTTGTTCAGACGGGATTTGTATCATCGCTTGAACGTGGTCAACGTGAAAGTACCGGCTCTACGCGAGCGCAAACAGGATTTAGAACAATTGGTGCCGCAATTCGTTGCCGAATGCAATCGCAAGTCGGCCAAATCGGTGTCGCTAATACCCGACACGGCTTGGCAATTGATCAAACGCTACGATTGGCCCGGCAACATCCGCGAGCTGCGCAACGTACTGGAACGTTGTGTGTTGTTGGCCGCCGATAATAAATTGCCCGCCGAATGGCTGCAATTGCAAAGCCTGCAAACCCCGGGCAATCATGCTATGAGCGCGACCCAAGAAGGCTTGTTCATACCGCTGGACGGCAGCTTGAGCTTACACGAGATGGAAAAATTCATCATTCAAGAAGCCTTGAACCGCACCGATGCCAACGTTACCGCCGCGGCGCGCATGCTGGGCACCACCCGCGAGACCCTACGCTACCGCGTGCAGAAATATCATTTGAAATGTAAGTTTTAA
- a CDS encoding DUF2750 domain-containing protein — MRYEPHTDEIAAIPSMSDDDLLEYFLYRIFETDEVWGLKDGPNWITREVDGCETQPVWPYKWFAEQAASGEWADLPAVANSIDYFVYNILQRLVQQQISVEIMPRANGRGCLISPRRLFGMLENMMESRDFTVGD, encoded by the coding sequence ATGCGCTACGAACCTCATACGGATGAAATCGCCGCCATTCCTTCCATGTCGGATGACGATTTGTTGGAATATTTTTTATATCGGATATTCGAAACCGACGAAGTGTGGGGTTTGAAAGACGGGCCGAACTGGATTACCCGCGAAGTAGACGGTTGTGAAACTCAGCCGGTATGGCCTTACAAGTGGTTTGCGGAACAAGCCGCCAGCGGGGAATGGGCCGATCTGCCGGCGGTCGCGAATTCTATCGACTATTTCGTCTACAACATTTTGCAGCGTCTGGTACAGCAGCAAATCAGCGTGGAAATCATGCCGCGCGCTAACGGACGCGGTTGTTTGATCAGTCCGCGGCGCTTGTTCGGCATGCTGGAAAACATGATGGAATCGCGCGACTTTACCGTCGGCGATTGA
- a CDS encoding PepSY domain-containing protein produces MNKALLMGAITLGSALTVDVFASGDALEACIKAVQKTKSGSLLKLEKLVTGGKGAYELELRDADGNEWEFICAADSGKITETESEVSDPNSPAFKKNLKIGEQEAMAIALKAYPGKVEEVEYEVEENGSSSYEFDILDSKGMETKVEVDAASGKIIEVAVEEWEVGEESDEKR; encoded by the coding sequence ATGAATAAAGCATTATTGATGGGTGCAATCACCCTGGGTTCGGCATTGACTGTTGATGTGTTCGCTAGCGGTGACGCGCTCGAAGCATGTATCAAGGCTGTTCAGAAAACCAAGTCCGGAAGCTTGCTTAAACTGGAAAAACTCGTTACAGGCGGTAAAGGTGCTTATGAATTGGAATTGCGCGACGCCGACGGCAACGAATGGGAATTTATCTGCGCTGCCGACAGTGGAAAAATTACCGAGACCGAAAGCGAGGTCAGCGATCCCAATTCACCGGCATTTAAAAAGAATCTTAAGATTGGCGAGCAAGAGGCTATGGCCATTGCGTTGAAAGCTTATCCGGGTAAAGTCGAGGAAGTTGAATACGAGGTGGAGGAAAACGGGTCGTCCTCTTACGAGTTCGACATTTTGGACAGCAAAGGCATGGAAACCAAGGTGGAAGTGGATGCTGCCAGCGGTAAAATCATTGAAGTTGCTGTCGAGGAATGGGAAGTTGGCGAAGAGTCCGACGAAAAGCGTTAA
- a CDS encoding helix-turn-helix transcriptional regulator has protein sequence MENLHVDLLVVGEALAEIGLTVNDFLPAGLVVKVMERFDLREYSTHCVDLLLLSSRDQAQSIDYIDQCRALRPECAIAVVLSNPIADALWFLRPGVYALLNGEKSLTEFMLVKETVARQRLHVDHSIAQPLAVRQIKRLLLPFECLSSREFDVFCMLADGCSLQQIAEFLQISRKTVSNCQTQIKIKLGLETKPDMRQFAKTHGLISDKQV, from the coding sequence TTGGAAAATTTGCATGTGGATTTGTTAGTGGTAGGTGAAGCTTTGGCGGAAATCGGCCTGACAGTTAACGATTTCCTACCTGCCGGTTTGGTCGTCAAAGTGATGGAGCGGTTCGATTTGAGAGAGTATTCCACGCATTGCGTGGATTTGCTACTGTTGTCCAGCCGGGATCAAGCACAGTCAATAGACTATATAGATCAATGCCGCGCATTGCGGCCCGAATGCGCAATCGCGGTGGTGCTGTCGAACCCGATAGCTGACGCGTTATGGTTTTTAAGGCCAGGCGTATATGCCTTGCTTAATGGTGAAAAAAGCCTGACCGAATTTATGCTGGTCAAAGAAACCGTTGCTCGGCAGCGTTTGCATGTCGACCATAGCATTGCCCAGCCTTTGGCCGTTAGGCAGATCAAGCGCTTATTGCTGCCGTTCGAATGCTTAAGCTCCAGAGAATTCGATGTGTTTTGCATGTTGGCCGATGGATGCTCCTTGCAACAGATTGCCGAGTTTTTGCAGATCAGTCGTAAAACGGTTTCAAACTGCCAGACTCAAATCAAAATTAAATTAGGGCTGGAAACCAAGCCGGACATGCGGCAATTCGCAAAAACTCATGGCTTGATAAGCGACAAGCAGGTATGA
- a CDS encoding alpha/beta hydrolase family protein, translated as MHGLAARGSLILLLAILSLNCSGPVARVSEEFVPEVPLRNGELPLTAFAALPLIQNLALSPSGDYTAFIQNTEGHSALVTQDRSGRNSCVVLSTDNDKYHIRGFTWVNDRRLLVSVWYPDHAADLKFIQTRMFAVNLDGSELKSDLVEINIPSFAGRFHIPQFQDTYALIPKDDRHILLALDQRQPGAPDMYRLDVYSGERKTVAGNPGFVRRWLADLQGRVRIGIGIVGSKTMRVVHRTNDESDWQTLFEFDALSGDAIAPLGFDENPEALYVTKQHQGKAAVFKMRVSAPQSAMELVYADSKYDVNGILVYSAAGYQVLGIRYTADTEKTVYWHPHAGHLQTAIDTALPDRENTIISSAGSQHILVSSSAAQAPGYYWLDSGNNRMGKLIDAYPLLSGQTLAQSQSVHFKTRDGLELEGYLTRPTRINAVSPAIVFPHGGPWSRDSHGFDIWTQFFANRGWTVLQLNFRGSAGYGREFESAGFRRWGLAMQDDISDGVHWLLEQGLATPGRICIVGASYGGYAALMGAIKTSELYQCAISFAPVTDLRHLIEEWSDMRWQDHRLRSEQAEHALGRWWSDRTRLKETSPLEQASRMRTPLLLAHGADDWTVHVGHSRDMVDALESAGFKDLVYLELSQGDHYLSREADRTRFFSEMDKFLHRFN; from the coding sequence ATGCACGGCCTTGCGGCTAGAGGCAGTTTGATTTTGCTATTGGCCATCTTATCCTTAAACTGTAGCGGTCCGGTTGCTCGCGTCTCCGAGGAGTTTGTACCGGAAGTCCCCTTGCGAAACGGTGAATTACCGCTTACAGCCTTCGCCGCTTTACCGTTGATCCAGAATTTAGCGCTATCTCCAAGCGGAGACTACACCGCATTTATTCAAAACACCGAAGGCCATAGCGCATTAGTGACCCAAGATCGCAGCGGCCGTAACTCGTGCGTGGTATTGAGCACCGATAACGACAAATACCACATCCGCGGCTTTACCTGGGTCAATGATCGGCGCCTGTTAGTCAGCGTCTGGTATCCGGACCACGCTGCCGATCTAAAATTTATCCAAACCCGAATGTTTGCCGTCAACCTCGACGGCAGCGAGCTGAAAAGCGATTTAGTAGAAATCAACATCCCCTCGTTCGCCGGCAGATTTCACATTCCTCAATTTCAAGACACGTATGCGCTGATTCCGAAAGACGACCGCCATATTTTACTGGCACTGGACCAACGGCAACCCGGCGCTCCCGACATGTACCGCCTGGACGTTTACAGCGGCGAGCGGAAAACCGTAGCCGGCAATCCCGGGTTTGTACGGCGCTGGCTAGCGGATTTACAAGGCCGTGTCCGTATCGGCATCGGCATTGTCGGCAGCAAAACCATGCGCGTCGTGCATAGAACCAACGACGAAAGCGACTGGCAAACCTTGTTCGAATTCGACGCCCTAAGCGGCGATGCCATCGCTCCGCTAGGTTTCGATGAAAATCCCGAGGCCTTGTACGTAACCAAACAGCATCAAGGCAAAGCTGCCGTATTCAAAATGCGGGTGTCTGCCCCCCAGTCTGCTATGGAACTTGTCTATGCCGATAGCAAATACGACGTTAATGGCATATTGGTTTACTCCGCGGCCGGCTATCAAGTATTGGGCATTCGCTACACGGCGGACACCGAGAAAACTGTTTATTGGCATCCGCATGCCGGCCATCTGCAAACCGCCATCGACACAGCCCTGCCCGATCGGGAAAATACCATCATCAGCAGCGCCGGATCTCAACACATCCTGGTATCCTCCAGCGCCGCGCAGGCGCCCGGCTATTACTGGCTGGATTCCGGCAACAACAGAATGGGTAAGCTGATAGACGCCTATCCCTTATTGTCCGGGCAAACCCTGGCCCAATCTCAATCGGTGCATTTCAAAACCCGGGATGGTCTGGAATTGGAGGGATATTTAACCCGACCGACGCGAATTAACGCCGTCAGCCCTGCCATCGTCTTTCCGCACGGCGGCCCTTGGTCTAGGGACAGCCACGGCTTCGACATTTGGACGCAATTTTTTGCAAACCGGGGCTGGACGGTATTGCAGTTGAATTTTCGCGGCTCGGCCGGTTACGGCCGCGAGTTCGAAAGTGCCGGCTTTCGGCGTTGGGGCCTGGCAATGCAAGACGACATTAGCGACGGCGTGCATTGGCTGCTGGAGCAAGGTCTGGCAACGCCCGGCAGGATTTGTATCGTAGGTGCCAGCTACGGCGGTTACGCCGCGCTGATGGGCGCAATCAAAACATCCGAATTATACCAATGCGCGATCAGTTTCGCCCCGGTTACCGATTTGCGGCACTTAATCGAGGAATGGAGCGACATGCGTTGGCAGGATCACCGCTTACGTTCCGAGCAGGCCGAACATGCGTTGGGCCGTTGGTGGTCCGACCGAACCCGCTTGAAAGAAACCTCTCCGCTGGAACAAGCAAGCCGCATGCGCACCCCGCTTTTGTTGGCGCACGGCGCCGACGATTGGACCGTGCATGTCGGGCATTCGCGAGACATGGTCGATGCATTGGAAAGCGCCGGTTTCAAGGATCTGGTCTATCTGGAGTTAAGTCAAGGCGATCATTATTTAAGCCGCGAAGCCGACCGTACCCGCTTTTTCTCCGAAATGGATAAATTTTTACATCGTTTCAATTAG
- the fabA gene encoding 3-hydroxyacyl-[acyl-carrier-protein] dehydratase FabA — protein MEKQHSFTRDQLLMSGRGELYGPTNAQLPMPPMLMMDRIIHISDEGGKYGKGEIIAELDIKPDLWFFDCHFLGDPVMPGCLGLDAMWQLIGFYLCWMGGPGKGRALGCGEVKFTGQVLPSAQKVTYKIDLKRVILRKLVMGIADATMDVDGKLIYEATDLRVGLFTSTQDF, from the coding sequence ATGGAGAAACAGCATAGTTTCACGCGCGACCAATTATTGATGTCCGGCCGCGGCGAATTGTACGGCCCGACCAACGCGCAACTGCCCATGCCGCCGATGCTGATGATGGATCGCATCATCCATATTTCCGACGAAGGCGGCAAATACGGCAAAGGTGAAATTATTGCTGAACTGGATATCAAACCCGATCTGTGGTTCTTCGATTGCCATTTTCTCGGTGATCCGGTGATGCCCGGTTGTCTCGGCCTGGATGCGATGTGGCAACTGATCGGCTTCTATTTGTGCTGGATGGGCGGCCCCGGCAAAGGTAGAGCGCTAGGCTGCGGAGAAGTTAAATTCACCGGTCAAGTGCTGCCCAGCGCACAAAAAGTAACGTACAAAATCGATTTGAAACGGGTGATTTTGCGCAAGTTGGTCATGGGGATAGCCGACGCCACCATGGATGTCGACGGCAAACTGATCTACGAGGCCACGGACTTACGCGTCGGACTGTTCACCTCTACACAAGACTTTTGA
- the fabB gene encoding beta-ketoacyl-ACP synthase I, translating to MRRAVVTGLGIVSSIGNNRDEVIDSLRNGRSGIVHADIYREMGFRSHVHGPINLDLDAAIDRKIKRFMGDGAAYNYLAMEQAIADSGLAESEVSNIRTGLVMGSGGPSTSNLVDAADILRSKGVKKVGPYMVTRAMSSTNTACLATPFKIKGVNYSISSACATSAHCIGHAMELIQLNKQDVVFAGGGEELHWTMSVLFDAMGALSSKYNDTPETASRPYDASRDGFVISGGGGVLVIEELEHAKARGAKIYAELVGYGATSDGYDMVQPSGEGAIRCMQMAMSTVSDPIDYINAHGTSTPVGDMRELEALRAVFGAGDVPAVSSTKSLTGHALGAAGVNEAIYSLLMMQENFLSASANITELDSEANGIPIVREYRENARLNTVMSNSFGFGGTNATLIFQRYNG from the coding sequence ATGAGACGCGCGGTTGTAACTGGCTTAGGTATAGTCTCCAGCATCGGCAATAATCGCGACGAGGTAATCGATTCGTTGCGCAACGGCCGTTCCGGCATAGTCCATGCCGACATATACCGGGAAATGGGCTTTCGCAGCCATGTGCACGGGCCGATCAATCTCGATTTGGATGCGGCGATAGACCGCAAAATCAAACGCTTCATGGGCGACGGCGCCGCCTACAACTATCTGGCCATGGAACAAGCCATTGCCGATTCCGGGCTTGCCGAAAGCGAAGTCTCCAACATTCGCACCGGCTTGGTGATGGGGTCCGGTGGCCCGTCCACCTCCAATTTAGTGGATGCGGCGGACATTTTGCGTTCCAAAGGCGTCAAGAAAGTCGGGCCGTACATGGTGACTCGCGCCATGTCCAGCACCAATACCGCTTGTCTGGCAACCCCTTTTAAAATCAAGGGCGTCAATTACAGCATCAGCTCGGCCTGTGCCACCAGCGCGCATTGCATAGGGCACGCGATGGAGCTGATTCAGCTCAACAAACAAGACGTGGTGTTTGCCGGCGGCGGCGAAGAATTGCATTGGACCATGTCGGTATTGTTCGACGCGATGGGAGCTTTGTCGTCTAAATACAACGACACGCCGGAAACCGCTTCCCGCCCATATGACGCCAGCCGCGACGGCTTCGTGATCTCGGGCGGCGGCGGCGTTTTGGTGATCGAAGAACTCGAACACGCCAAAGCCCGCGGCGCCAAAATTTACGCGGAACTGGTCGGCTACGGCGCCACCTCGGACGGATACGATATGGTGCAACCTTCCGGGGAAGGCGCGATTCGCTGCATGCAAATGGCAATGTCAACCGTATCGGACCCGATCGATTACATCAACGCACATGGCACCAGCACCCCAGTGGGCGATATGCGCGAATTGGAAGCGTTGCGGGCGGTCTTTGGAGCTGGCGACGTGCCGGCGGTCAGTTCGACCAAATCCCTGACAGGCCACGCGCTTGGCGCCGCCGGGGTTAACGAAGCGATTTATTCCTTGCTGATGATGCAGGAAAACTTTTTAAGCGCTTCCGCGAACATCACCGAATTGGATTCCGAAGCCAACGGCATTCCTATCGTGCGCGAATACCGCGAAAACGCCAGGCTAAACACCGTGATGTCCAACAGCTTCGGTTTCGGCGGCACCAACGCCACCCTGATATTTCAGCGTTATAACGGTTAA
- the ttcA gene encoding tRNA 2-thiocytidine(32) synthetase TtcA, with the protein MSELEQKSRTQFNKLQKRLRRNVGEAIADYNMIEDGDKVMVCLSGGKDSYTMLDVLLNLQKTAPVSFEIIAVNLDQKQPGFPEHVLPEYLSAIGVPFHIIEHDTYSIVKRIIPEGKTTCSLCSRLRRGTLYGFAKQHEVTKIALGHHREDIMETFFLNMFYAGKLKAMPPKLLSDDKQNIVIRPLAYCREKDINRFAAFKKFPIIPCNLCGSQENLQRTAMKHMLAQWDKQFPGRLETIFASLQNIAPSQMLDTGLFDFAGLSVDPDFAALRIPSDEPGLDILER; encoded by the coding sequence ATGAGCGAACTCGAACAAAAATCCCGCACCCAGTTCAACAAACTGCAAAAACGCCTGAGACGCAACGTCGGCGAAGCCATAGCCGATTACAACATGATAGAAGACGGCGACAAGGTGATGGTGTGTTTGTCCGGCGGCAAAGACTCTTACACGATGCTGGACGTTCTGTTGAATTTACAGAAAACCGCGCCGGTCAGTTTCGAGATCATCGCCGTCAATCTGGATCAAAAACAGCCGGGTTTTCCTGAGCACGTGTTGCCGGAATATCTTAGCGCCATCGGCGTGCCGTTTCACATCATCGAACACGACACCTACAGCATCGTCAAAAGAATCATTCCGGAAGGTAAAACCACCTGCAGCCTTTGTTCCAGATTGCGGCGAGGTACCTTATACGGATTCGCGAAACAACATGAGGTTACTAAAATCGCGCTGGGCCACCACCGCGAGGACATCATGGAAACCTTTTTCCTGAACATGTTTTATGCAGGAAAATTAAAGGCCATGCCGCCCAAACTGCTTAGCGACGACAAACAAAACATCGTGATTCGGCCCTTAGCCTACTGCCGGGAAAAAGACATCAACCGCTTTGCCGCGTTTAAGAAATTTCCTATCATTCCGTGCAATTTATGCGGCTCGCAGGAAAACTTGCAGCGCACCGCGATGAAACACATGCTGGCGCAATGGGATAAACAATTTCCGGGCCGGTTGGAAACGATTTTTGCCAGCCTGCAAAATATCGCCCCATCGCAAATGTTAGATACCGGCTTATTCGACTTCGCCGGCCTGTCAGTCGACCCGGATTTTGCGGCGCTACGCATTCCGTCGGACGAACCCGGCCTGGACATACTAGAACGCTAA
- the galE gene encoding UDP-glucose 4-epimerase GalE yields MQPTILVTGGAGYIGSHTCVELLENGYQVVVVDNLCNSKIESLRRIERITRRTVAFHQIDINDVDALDKVFAEYSIDAVIHFAGLKAVGESCQIPLKYYGNNITGTLVLLETMTAHQVKRLVFSSSATVYGDPHQVPISEDFPLQATNPYGRTKLFIEDILRDTSAADGLQQTDRPWQMTLLRYFNPIGAHSSGLIGEDPNGIPNNLMPYISQVAIGKLAQLSIFGNDYPTVDGTGVRDYIHVVDLAQGHIKALQFLLKQPFDTGICEVFNLGTGNGYSVLEMLNTFSEVSGKPIPYRIAARRSGDIATCFADPSRAQRLLGWKAERDLSQMMQDTWRWQSQNPNGFD; encoded by the coding sequence ATGCAACCTACAATTCTGGTGACCGGCGGTGCCGGTTACATAGGTAGTCACACCTGCGTCGAACTGTTGGAAAACGGCTACCAAGTCGTCGTAGTCGATAACTTATGTAATAGTAAAATAGAATCCCTGCGCAGAATCGAGCGCATCACCCGGCGTACCGTCGCCTTTCATCAAATAGACATTAACGACGTCGATGCGCTGGATAAGGTATTTGCCGAGTATTCGATAGACGCCGTCATTCACTTCGCCGGTTTGAAAGCCGTCGGCGAGTCGTGTCAAATTCCGCTGAAATATTATGGCAACAACATCACCGGTACCTTGGTGTTGCTGGAGACGATGACGGCGCACCAGGTAAAGCGTTTGGTGTTCAGCTCCTCCGCCACGGTTTACGGCGACCCTCATCAGGTACCGATAAGCGAAGACTTTCCGTTACAAGCGACCAATCCTTACGGCCGCACCAAATTGTTCATCGAGGATATTTTACGCGACACGAGTGCCGCCGATGGTTTACAGCAAACCGATCGGCCCTGGCAAATGACTCTGTTGCGCTATTTCAATCCTATCGGCGCACATAGCAGCGGCTTGATCGGGGAAGATCCGAACGGCATTCCCAACAATCTGATGCCTTATATTTCCCAAGTGGCGATAGGAAAACTAGCGCAGCTCTCGATTTTCGGCAACGATTATCCAACGGTGGACGGCACCGGCGTGCGCGATTACATTCACGTCGTCGATTTGGCGCAAGGACACATCAAAGCTTTGCAATTCCTGCTCAAGCAGCCGTTCGACACCGGCATTTGCGAGGTATTCAATCTGGGCACCGGTAACGGCTATAGCGTGCTGGAGATGCTCAACACGTTTAGCGAAGTCAGCGGCAAACCCATTCCTTACCGTATCGCCGCGCGCCGATCCGGCGATATCGCCACTTGTTTCGCCGATCCATCCCGTGCGCAACGCTTGTTAGGCTGGAAGGCCGAACGGGATCTGTCGCAAATGATGCAGGATACTTGGCGCTGGCAAAGCCAAAACCCCAACGGGTTCGACTAA